In Spirosoma sp. KUDC1026, the sequence TAGGAATGATCAATTCCCCTTGCTCATTACTCCAGCCGTAGGACGGTTTCTGGAGAACTCGGTCAATAAATGCCATCAAAAAAGTGTACGTTCATTAGTTGAACGTATATTCGGAGATATCCGTATAGAATAAAGAGCAGGTATTTTCGGTATATAGTTTTCGACCGGCTTATCCCTTCAAATAATAGCCTTGTTCCGACTGGCTGAGAAGCCCGAACTCCGACTATCTTTGCACCAGATACGATTATTCATTAGTAAACCATAACGTGGCATTAATAAAGTCAATTTCCGGCATTCGTGGAACGATTGGGGGGCTCAGCGGAGATGGGCTAACACCTGTGGACATCATTAAATTTACGGCTGCCTTTGGCCAATGGCTACGTCAGCGTCAACCCAATCAGGCAACGGTCGTTATTGGCCGCGACGGGCGTCTGTCGGGCGACATGGTTTCCCGGCTCGTGGTTGGTACCCTGCAGGGACTGGGTCTGGACATCCTCGATCTGGGCCTGTCCACCACGCCAACCGTCGAACTGGCCGTAGTAGGCGAGCAGGCAGCCGGTGGTATAATCCTGACGGCCAGCCATAACCCCATCCAATGGAATGCGCTGAAATTACTGAACGAAAACGGCGAATTTATTTCGGCGCAGGACGGTGAGAAGGTACTGGCCATCGCCGAAGCAATGGGTGACCCAACCGCCAGTGCCAACCTGGCCGTTTCCTTTGCGGATGTGCGGAAGCTGGGAAAATACCGGTTCGACGATACGTGGCTGCAAAAACATATCGATCAGATTCTGGCTCTGCCTCTGGTCGATAAAGACGCCATCGCCAGCCGGAATTTCCGGGTGGTAGTCGATGCCATTAACTCAACGGGGGGCCTGGCCGTCCCGATGCTGTTAAATGCGCTGGGGGTCGAGCAGATCACCAAACTCCACTGCGATCCAACGGGCAACTTTGCCCACAACCCCGAACCGCTGCCCGAAAACCTGCGCGACATCATCAAGGAGATGGAAAAAGGACAGGCCGATCTGGGTATTGTTGTTGATCCGGATGTAGATCGGCTCGCACTGATCTGCGAAGACGGTTCGCCTTTTGGTGAAGAATACACCCTGGTCGCTGTGGCAGACTACGTCCTGAAAAGCGGCAATATCGGGAACACTGTTTCCAATCTGTCGAGTACCGTAGCCCTACGCGACGTAACGCAGAAGTACGGCGCCCAGCACTTTGCGTCGGCTGTTGGCGAAGTCAACGTTGTTGAGATGATGCGCGAAAAAGACGCCGTTATTGGGGGCGAAGGCAACGGAGGGATCATTTACCCGGACCTGCACTATGGACGCGATGCGCTGGTCGGTATTGCGCTCTTTCTGAGCCATCTGGCTAAATCGGGTAAATCAGCTTCCATATTACGCCGGACTTACCCGAATTATTACATCTCAAAAAACAAGATCGAGCTGACACCCAATATCGACGTTGACGCCGTGCTGAGCCGCATCCAGTCGAAGTACTCGCGTAATCCAACCAGCACGGTTGATGGGGTCAAGATCGAGTTCGATAAAGAGTGGGTTCATCTGCGAAAATCAAATACAGAACCCATCATCCGGATTTATTCCGAATCCAATACGCTGGCCACCGCCGACTACCTGGCCGAGAAAATTATTAGCGATATTAAAGAAGTCATCGCCGAGAAACGCTAGTTCATGGTATTCATCCCAAAGCGAACGGCCCACCAGTGTTGGTGGGCCGTTCGCTTTAGAGGGGAGTTCATCTTGCTTTATATACCCTTATCAAACTTGAGACAATTGGGTAACTCGGGGGCAGATTACCCAGCATTGTAGACACACTTCCTCAATTCAACACCGCACACAAAATTGGCATTAGTAATTAACTACCTATTGTTCAGTCGATTAATTCTCATAAACAAGGCTGGCATGTTTTTTACAAAAGGAAAGGCATAACTCAACACTATAAAAACACTATCATGGCAAGTTTCATCAGAGGTGTCGTAGCAGGTCTGGTTATTGGTTATCTGACGGCACCACGCAGTGGTAAAGAGACCCGCGAAAAACTGGTAAGTGACGCAAACGATCTGAAAAACCAATGGGACGAAGGCGTCGCAGAGCTACAGGATCAGTTCAATCAACTCTTGGGTCAGGCAGAACAGAAAGTTGACGACGTAAAAGCGAAGGCTTACGAGGCAAAAGGAAAAGCAGAAGGCAAACTGGATCAGTACAAAAACGAAGCAAAATCGGCCTACGAGACTGACAAATCGAAAGCAAAAACGGATTACAACAATACAGTGGACAACGTAGCTGACGCGACGAAAAGCGGCATCAACCAAGCCGACCAAGCGCTGAAGTTCAACTAGTGCCCCGTACGGACTGTCAATTGCACAATCCATACAAATTCAGAGTACCTATATCAACGTTATGAAACAGCGACCAGTCTGACTGGTAGCACTTGAAAATGGTCTATTGAAGACCGCTACCGGGTTTCGATCTGGTTTACTACAAATATCCAAATACGACGAGGGCGACCCTGACTGGGGCGCCCTCGTCGTATTTGGATGTTATGCTATGTTATGCTTCCCGTGGGCTTATTCCCACTCGATGGTAGCCGGTGGTTTCGACGATATATCGTACACAACTCGGTTAACACCTTTTACGCGGTTGATAATTTCGTTCGATACGTCGGCTAGAAATTCGTACGGCAGGTGCGCCCAATCGGCGGTCATACCATCAACGCTCGTTACAGCCCGTAGCGCCACCACCCGTTCGTACGTACGCTCGTCACCCATGACGCCAACCGACTGCACGGGCAGCAGCATAGCACCCGCCTGCCAGACTTTGTCGTAAAGTCCTTCACGCTTCAGGCCGTCGATGAACAACGCATCAACCTGTTGTAGAATATCAACTTTCTCAGGCGTTACATCACCCAGAATCCGGATGGCCAGGCCAGGACCTGGAAATGGGTGGCGCCCCAGAATGGCTTCGGGCAGCCCCATCGTCCGACCAACGGCACGAACTTCGTCTTTGAACAGCGTATTGAGGGGCTCCACAACTTTCAGTTTCATGAAGTCAGGCAGACCACCTACGTTGTGGTGCGATTTGATCGTTGCCGACGGTCCTTTTACCGATACCGATTCGATAACGTCGGGATAAATTGTTCCCTGACCTAGCCAGGAAACATCCTCAACCAGATGCGCTTCCTGATCGAATACGTCGATGAAGGTTTTGCCGATAGCTTTCCGTTTCGCTTCGGGATCTGTCAGCCCGGCCAGGGCGGTGTAGAACTGATCTTTGGCATCAACGCCTTTTACGTTCAGACCCAGCGTTTCGTACGATTCCAGAACGCCCGAAAACTCGTCTTTCCGCAATACGCCGTTATCAACGAATATGCAGTACAGATTCTTACCGATTGCCTGGTGAATCAGCATAGCCGCTACGGATGAATCAACACCACCCGACAGACCCAATACCACTTTATCGTCGCCGATCTTTTCTTTCAGTTGGGCTACGGTCGTTTCGACGAACGACTCGGCCGTCCAGTCCTGCGCACAGCCGCAGATGTCGACCACGAAGTTCTGCAGCAAGGCTTTGCCCTGCAGGGAGTGAGTCACCTCGGGGTGGAACTGAATGCCGTAAGTCTGCTCACCCGCGACCTGGAAAGCCGCTACCCGAACGGTATCCGTCGACGCAATGATTTCGAAATTGTCAGGAACGCTCGTAATCGTGTCAGCGTGCGACATCCAGACCTGCGAGTGCTGGTCAATGCCTTTCATCAGTGGGCTTTCGCTGTTGACCGTACCCAGCTTTGCCCGGCCGTATTCACGAATGGCGGATGCTTTTACCTCGCCCCCACTGGTATGCGCCAGCAATTGCGCCCCGTAGCACACGCCCAGAACCGGTAGTTTGTGACGGAACTCGGCCAGATGCACTTCAGGAGCATCAGCATCACGGACGGAAGATGGGCTACCAGACAGGATAATGCCTTTGACGTCGGCGCTGATAGTTGGGAGGTGATTATAGGGATGGATTTCGCAGTAAACGTTCAGTTCGCGTACCCGGCGGGCAATCAGTTGCGTGTACTGCGAACCAAAATCCAGAATCAGAATTTGTTCGGTGGCCATGAATTGGTCTCTAAAATGCAAAGTTAGGGCATTTTTCGATACGCTCGGTTGGTTTAGAAGCTGTTTGAGTTAATCGCTCTGGCCACAAAGCGCGAACTTTAGCCTTGGACAGCATTCCTTTTTTCGTCCGTAGCTACGGCTGCGCGTTCTAAAAGCGCCCGCAGTCCAAGACCAAAATTCACAGATTTCCGACTCAAATCGCTAACTCAAACAGTTTCTTATCCGTTTTGACGTAACCAACCCACTCAGTGACTGATGAGTAACCGGCGCTGTGCCTGACCAGATTTTGCCTGAACGCGCACCGTGTACAGCCCCGTGGCCAGACTGTTTACCGATATCGAGAGAAGACCATTCTGAGGGCGTCCCTTGGTTTGCAGCAGCGTGCGTCCGGCGTCGTTATAAACCGTTACGGTCAGCGTTTCGCGCTGCCAGGGAGCCGAAATCTGAAGCTGTACCAGATCCTGAGCGGGATTAGGATACAGACGTACCAGTTGAGCTATCTCCTCTTCGGTGCTGAGTACCAACCGCATGGAGGCTGTCGCTACAGGTGAGTAATCAGCTACGGCCTGTTTCCCGAACGAGCGAATCCGATACTGATAAACTCTGCCAATCTGTAACGCTTCGGTCCTGGCATCCAGGTACGTCGACGTGCTGCCGGTCAACCGGGCCAACTGAATAAACGCACCAGTGCTGTCGGCGCGCTCCAGCACCCATTCGTCCGCCGGAGCCGTGTTGCTGTTTATGTTACTCCAGAACAGTTGAATGGCGCTGGTATCGACCGGCATAGCCCGCAGATCGGCGACGGGCAGCGGTGGATTGATGGGAACCTGATAAAATGTCAATGCCCGTACACCCCGCCGATTTTTAATGGTTGGCCCGGCGAAATAGCCTAATTCAGAATCCCGGTAATACGACGGCAGGTACGTCAGGTTTTGCCCCGTCGTGGCTTTGCTTAGTTTAAGCCGCAGTCGGTTGCCTTCCTCCGTTACGGTTCTGACCAGTCCCGTTTCGCCGTACGGGTAATCGGTATAGATCAGATCCCGTAAACTCAGCGAGTACCGGTGTGCATTAGCGGGATTCGTAACCGTCGTATCGGCGGGCCAGCGCATCTCCTGTCCCGGTTCAAATTCGATTACAATCTCGTCCTGTTCGGGTGTGCCGTAATAAATACGCTGTACGTTGGGTGACTGAATGTTGCTGGTATCTGTAGCGCCGTAGAAGTCGCGGGCCACGAGCCGATACAATTCAGTGCCAAACTGACGATAGGCTGCTTCGCCGTAATGCAGCCCCTGATAAGCGGGTAGACCTACCGTAGCAATAGGTACATTATCCGGAAAAGTACTCCCCGATCGGCGCTGGTAGTCACGGACGGCACCTGCTTTAATGACCTCGTCCCTTAGTAGGTTCAACTGCGAATGATAGACCCGTTTTATGCCGGGATAATCCTGCTTCCAGTAGCCATAGAGTTGCGGAAATAGTTGAGCGTACTGATCGGCATTGCCAGCCGCTTCGGCCTCGCCCTGCCGCCAGATCATGGCTTTGACCTGGTTGGAAACGCCCGCCTTACGAGCCCGGTACAGGAGTCGGCCGTATAAATTGCTTAAATCGCTCCCTCCACGATTGGTGTGGTCGTAGATAGCCGTTGACCCAGCCGCCCCGTTAATGATAGCCGTTGGAACACCCTGTTGCTCCAGGATAAGCCGCTGAAGTTCAACGCCCCATAATGCATTATCGCCTTCGGTGGTGTTACTGAGACACCAGGCCGTATCGGCAGGGTTATAGACGCGATTGCCGTTATTAACGCCAAACGTTCGGCAGAACTCATTCCGGTAGCCTTCGAACCGACCAATAGCGTTCGACTGGCCCATGATCAGGAAAACGTCCCCGCAAACAATGCTGTCGCGCACGGCAATACGTACTGAGTCGCCCGCTGCCCGATGGCCAGTCAGCTGAAAACCGTACTCACTACGTTCAGCTTTGATAAAAGGAAGAAAAGAAAAACGGCCAGTCACGGAATCGACGCGCACGTAGGCGTACTGGTACGGCTGCTGATTGCGGGTTACCAGCAATGATACACCAACTGCCGACCGGTCTGTTACGCGCCCGGTAATCGGCACGGCACACTGGCTATTCTGATCGCGGGGGTAGAGCTGCAGCCGGGCGGGCCACTGCTCAAGTACTACCGACACCTGCGCCCGGATTAACCCGGGCCATAAACTAATTCCAACGAAGAAGATAATCAGAAATCGCTTCACAAGTTACCCGCTCCCCAACTGACAGTCACACTTCCTACCTCAGTAACGCTGTTTCTGGTTCGTTAAGGGTACAACAGGTACTTTTTTCGCATTGTTTTGTAAGCAGTCAGCGCCGGCTGCCAGCTCTGGCGAATTTTGCTTTCCGGCACACCCGCTTCCAGCTGCAGCCGCAGTTGGTCGCTGCCGTAGAGTTTGTCGAGAAAGTTCGTACCCAGGAAATACTTGTTTTTGTCCGGCGCTTTCTGGTAGAAGTCGATGATGTATTTCAGCGAGAAGCCCAGTTTATAGGCATCTATTCCCGACAGGTCCAGCCCATAGCAAAGTTTTCCTTCCTGGGGTGGATTGATAGCACCCGCCTTGTCGACGGGCGTGAACTGATACGGTCCGTTTTTCGGGTTGGGTGATCCAATTACCTGAAACTGCTTGTCGGTGCCCCGTCCTACGCTCACAACAGTTCCTTCGAAGAGGCATAACGACGGGTAAAGCAGAATGGACTGCTGATTCGGCAGATTGGGAGAAGGCGGAATGGGCAACGTATAAGGCGTCTGGTGAGTGTAGTTCCTGACGGGAATTACCGTGAGCTGCGTGACTTTACCGCCCCCCAGCCAGTTTTCGCCGTTGATCATTCGGGCCAGTTCGCCAATAGTCAACCCATGAACCACCGGTATGGGATGCATGCCCACGAACGACTTGAACTTCGGGTCCAGCACCGGGCCATCAACGTAATGACCGTTCGGGTTTGGCCGGTCGAGCACGATCAGTGGTTTCCCCACCTCGGCGCAGGCCTCCATGACGTAATGCAGGGTACTGATGTAGGTGTAGAAGCGGGTGCCGACGTCCTGTATATCAAAGACCAGTACGTCCAGGGAGTCGAGCTGGGCAGATGTCGGTTTATAGTTCTTGCCATAGAGCGAAACAATACTGATTCCGGTTTGCGGATCGCGGCTGCTGGCTACTTTTTCGCCCGCGCTGGCCTGCCCCCGGAAACCGTGCTCGGGCGAGAAAATTGTGGTGATCGACACACCCATCGACGAGAGCGAATCGACCAGGTGCCGCTTACCCAGTGTTGAGGTCTGGTTAACAATCATGCCGACGCGTTTACCTTTCAGGGCGGGTAAATACAGGTCCGTTTGCCACGCACCGGGCTCAACCGGGGCTTGAACCGCTTTACCGGACTGCGCCCGGCTGGGCTCGGCCCCACTTAGAGCGAAGATGAAGGCAAGGCTGATAAACAGAATTTTCCGCAATGAAGTCATAAGCGTATGTTGAGAGCACCTTCTACAAAACTCTTAGAAGCTGTTTGAGTTAGCGATTTAGGCCGAAAAGTAGTGGATTTTTGTTGTCAACAAGGCACTTTTCGAGCGCGTAGCTGTGCTACGAGCGAGAAAAGGAACGCAGTTGGCAGCAAAAAGACGCGCTTAGCGGCCAAAGCGATTAATTCAACCAGCTTCTTAATTTTACGCTGTCGAACAAAGCCGTCTAACGGAGACGGACTCCTTTCGCCTAAAAAAAGCCGGTTTTTCTAACGCTTTTCGGGTTCTGTTCGTTGATTTAGCAAACTGACCACTACGTTGAACGTCCCCCTTTTTCTTGCCCGCAAAGTACGAAATGCGCCTGAAGGCAGCTTTTCGGCCACAGTTACCCGCGTCGGCATCGTCAGCATTGCGCTGGGGCTGGGTATTTTGCTGGTTGCCTTTGCGGTATTGTTTGGCTTTAAAAGTACAATTCAGCAAAAGATCTTTCTGTTTGGTGCGCACCTGCAGGTCACGAAATTCAGCAACAACGTTTCCTACGCCGAATCGCCCCTTTCACTCGATACTGATCTGTACCGAAACCGCGACAAGATTCCCGGCGTCCGTCATATTCAGGCGATCGGAATCAAAGCGGGTATCCTGAAAACGAAAGACGAACTGTCGGGAGTAGTGCTGAAAGGCGTCGGCTCCGACTACGACTGGACCCTGCTGCGGGAGTCGCTGGTGGCGGGGACCGTTCCTACGGTAGGAGCTGATACGGCCTCGACCCAGATCCTGATCAGTCAATACATGGCCAACCAACTGCAGTTAAAAGTCGGCGAAACCGTCCCCCTTTATTTTCTGAGCAATCCCCCCCGCGCCCGGAAAATGACCGTCACCGGCATTTACGAAACGGGATTGGAGGAAGTGGATAAAACCATTGCCCTGGGCGATATCCGGCTGATCCAGAAGCTGAATCGATGGAGCGCCGACTCGGTAGGCAGCTACGAAATTTTCATCGATGATTTTAGTCAGTTGGCAGCCATGCGCCGATCGCTGTTCGAGCGGCTGGATTCGAACATGCGGCTGACTACCGTTACGGATCAGTACCGGCCCCTGTTCGACTGGATGATTCTGCTGGACCGGAATATGGAAATTTTACTCGGCCTGATCACGTTCGTAGCTTCGTTCAACATGGTATCGGTCCTGCTGGTGCTGATGATGGAGCGCACACCCATGATCGGTCTACTGAAAGCGCTGGGCGGCACCAACCAGCTAATCCGGCGTATGTTCGTCTTCGTAGGTCTCAATATGGTTGGCTGGGGCTTGCTGATTGGTGACGTAGTGGGACTGGGATTGTGCTTCATTCAGGACCGTTTCAAGCTGATTCCGCTCGACCCCAAGAATTACTTCATGAATTACGTTCCCATTGTCTGGGACTGGCCGACAATTCTAATCCTAAACGGGGCTGCCATTGTTCTGATCGCCATGGTGCTCTGGCTCCCCACGCTGATCATCAACCGGATTCAGCCCGTCAAAGCCCTGAACTTTAAAAAATAACGTCAGTTTACGGGCGTTACGGTATACCCTTTCTGGCGAAGCAGGGTAAGCACGCCCTGTTCTCCACCTAGGTGGCCGGCTCCGAACGCGAAAAACGTCGGCTTGGCTTTGGCGGCTTTCTCGATAACCGGAATCCAACGCAGGTTCCGGTCCCGAAGCAGGCTGTTTTCGTATTCGTTGGCCCCCGCGTCGAACTTGCTTTCCTTCATGGCTGCCGTTAGCCTGGCGACATCGTGGGTTTTATAGACGTTCAGAAACTGCGCGAACTCGGCTTTGGCTTCGTCTGGCTTTTTGGCCATGTCGACAATCCCTTTCAACTGGTCTTCCAACGGAATTTTATCGAGGGCGGCCAGCTGGTCATCAATCGTTTCCAGGCCGAGCACTTCCTTCTTGTCCTTACCTGCCATCTGGGCAAAGGTCATGTCGTAGGAAGCAGGCTGGCAGCTCAGCATGCTCATGTACATCAGCGACAAGAGCCCGATGGGTTTCAATCCACCCACCTGTGCCAGCCCGATCTGAATATTTTTTTTCAGGTAATTATCCAGCAGGGTATAATCCTCGGCAGACAGCAGGTCTTTTGTGGTTTTGCCACCGGTCATGAACATTGATTTTTGCATCTGCGCCATCATCGCGGGATCATCCAGGTCCAGTTCCAGGTACATCTGTTGGGCGCCATGAATCGCGTTTTCAGTGGCAGGGGTAATCTGTAAATCGTTGGGGCACAACAGATGAAACGTACCATACAAGTACGACGGCTGCGTCAGACCAGGGCCTGTCATCCGGTAGAGCAGGGTTGTATCCTGCGCCCAGGTAGTCAGGCTGGCAGCCAGAAAAACAACAAAAAGAGCAAGAATATGACGAACGAACATACTGATTGAGGTGTGCATAGGAACTGATTCGAAAAGCCGGACGTCTTCGTAAAGCCCGTTGCTGGATAAAACGAAAAAGGGACCGAACCCGTTACGTTCTTATGGCAAAAACTTCGTTACCTGCGCTGCTGGCCCGCGTTGGCCTCGACTGGTTTATCCTGGCGCTGCTGGCCATGATTGGTCTGGCCAAGCTCTGGCCCGAACCGGGCATTCAGGAAGGCTTCTTCAGCCTATCGACGCTGGCAACCTACGGCGTTTCGCTTATTTTCTTTTTTTACGGCCTGCGGCTCAACTTCGATCAGCTCAGGGCGGGTCTCCTGAATCATCGGCTTCATCTGCTGATTCACCTCACAACATTCGTGCTGTTTCCGGCCATCGTACTGGGTGCCCGCTCCCTGTTCATGACGCCCGACACGGAACTACTCTGGCTGGGCCTGTTCTACGTAGCGGCCCTACCCTCCACGGTATCGTCCTCGGTAGTGATGGTGTCCATTGCGGGGGGCAATATCCCGGCCGCTATTTTTAACGCCAGTATCTCCAGCCTGATCGGTGTATTTGTCACGCCCCTGTGGATGAGTGTTTTGCTGACGGGCAACGACGGCCAGTACGATTTAGCTGGCGTTATCGTCAAACTGTCGATTCAGGTGATTGTGCCGGTCGTGCTGGGTCTGCTGCTGAACCGGAAACTGGGCTGGTTTGCCGAACGGCACAAGACGGCGCTCCGTTACTTCGACCAGTTCACTATTCTGCTGATCGTGTACACGGCCTTCTGCGAATCCTTCACCCGAAATCTGTTCGCGGGCTACTCGGCTGCGGACCTGCTCGGGCTGGCAGCCATTCTGCTCGCGCTGTTTTTCCTGGTGATGGGTTTGATTATGGGCTTAAGCCGTTCGCTGGGATTTAGTCGGGAAGATCGGATTACGGCCCTGTTCTGCGGCTCCAAGAAATCGCTGGTGCAGGGCAGCGTAATGGCGAACGTCCTGTTCCCGTCAACAGTGGCCGGCGTGGCTTTACTACCTATTATGATGTACCACGCCCTGCAACTGATCATTGCCAGTATTATCGCCCAGGCCATGGCCCGACGGCAGCCGAAAGCCCCCACTATTGCCCGGGCGTAGCGGAAATTTTGGGGTTATTCACCAAAGAAAATCTGCAAACCGATACCGAGCGACAGGGACTTCCAATTACTGGTGAAGGACACAAGATTATTATTCACGTCGCAAGCCTCAGTCTTAGACGCCTGTATGTTATAGCTCAGTCCGGCATTCAGCGCTACATTGTTGGTAAAAAAATAGGCAACTCCTACGGTTGGAGTCAGGTTAGTAGAACTCGCCAGGCTTGTCCGTTCGCTTAGTTGCCCCGTAACATCTTCCTGCGTTTGTTTATTGATAGACCGGCTGTAACTGTAGGCTAGCTCAGCGTATGGCTTCAGTTGGGTTTTGCCGACATAGTAACGGGCAAATGGAGACAGCCCGTAACCAGTGCTTATCGATTTGGCAAACGGGGCAATAGCAGTAGGAAATCTGAATGCAGAGTAACTCAATGGAACCCCCGTTCCTACCAACAGGTTATCAATAACAAAATATCCGGCTGAGGGCGATATACTTCCTGAGAAGTTTTTAGTCCCATTTTGCGACTGGTAAGAGAAATTTCCTACCTGAGCGCCAACCTGCCAGCGTCCCTGCTCGGTTTGTGCGTTGACAACTGACGTTATGGTTCCGAACAACAGGACGATTAAAACTAGTCTTTTCATTAACTCTCAATCAATTTAGCTGACTACTGACCGACAAAGGTAAGTTTTTAATTAACCTTACTCATGATATTAACCTAGCCGGAAACCCTTCACGGCCAGTCCGGCGATTACTGTAGTACCAGATAAACCCTTGGGCTA encodes:
- a CDS encoding YtxH domain-containing protein; its protein translation is MASFIRGVVAGLVIGYLTAPRSGKETREKLVSDANDLKNQWDEGVAELQDQFNQLLGQAEQKVDDVKAKAYEAKGKAEGKLDQYKNEAKSAYETDKSKAKTDYNNTVDNVADATKSGINQADQALKFN
- a CDS encoding TraB/GumN family protein; this translates as MHTSISMFVRHILALFVVFLAASLTTWAQDTTLLYRMTGPGLTQPSYLYGTFHLLCPNDLQITPATENAIHGAQQMYLELDLDDPAMMAQMQKSMFMTGGKTTKDLLSAEDYTLLDNYLKKNIQIGLAQVGGLKPIGLLSLMYMSMLSCQPASYDMTFAQMAGKDKKEVLGLETIDDQLAALDKIPLEDQLKGIVDMAKKPDEAKAEFAQFLNVYKTHDVARLTAAMKESKFDAGANEYENSLLRDRNLRWIPVIEKAAKAKPTFFAFGAGHLGGEQGVLTLLRQKGYTVTPVN
- the glmM gene encoding phosphoglucosamine mutase — its product is MALIKSISGIRGTIGGLSGDGLTPVDIIKFTAAFGQWLRQRQPNQATVVIGRDGRLSGDMVSRLVVGTLQGLGLDILDLGLSTTPTVELAVVGEQAAGGIILTASHNPIQWNALKLLNENGEFISAQDGEKVLAIAEAMGDPTASANLAVSFADVRKLGKYRFDDTWLQKHIDQILALPLVDKDAIASRNFRVVVDAINSTGGLAVPMLLNALGVEQITKLHCDPTGNFAHNPEPLPENLRDIIKEMEKGQADLGIVVDPDVDRLALICEDGSPFGEEYTLVAVADYVLKSGNIGNTVSNLSSTVALRDVTQKYGAQHFASAVGEVNVVEMMREKDAVIGGEGNGGIIYPDLHYGRDALVGIALFLSHLAKSGKSASILRRTYPNYYISKNKIELTPNIDVDAVLSRIQSKYSRNPTSTVDGVKIEFDKEWVHLRKSNTEPIIRIYSESNTLATADYLAEKIISDIKEVIAEKR
- a CDS encoding sialate O-acetylesterase; this translates as MKRFLIIFFVGISLWPGLIRAQVSVVLEQWPARLQLYPRDQNSQCAVPITGRVTDRSAVGVSLLVTRNQQPYQYAYVRVDSVTGRFSFLPFIKAERSEYGFQLTGHRAAGDSVRIAVRDSIVCGDVFLIMGQSNAIGRFEGYRNEFCRTFGVNNGNRVYNPADTAWCLSNTTEGDNALWGVELQRLILEQQGVPTAIINGAAGSTAIYDHTNRGGSDLSNLYGRLLYRARKAGVSNQVKAMIWRQGEAEAAGNADQYAQLFPQLYGYWKQDYPGIKRVYHSQLNLLRDEVIKAGAVRDYQRRSGSTFPDNVPIATVGLPAYQGLHYGEAAYRQFGTELYRLVARDFYGATDTSNIQSPNVQRIYYGTPEQDEIVIEFEPGQEMRWPADTTVTNPANAHRYSLSLRDLIYTDYPYGETGLVRTVTEEGNRLRLKLSKATTGQNLTYLPSYYRDSELGYFAGPTIKNRRGVRALTFYQVPINPPLPVADLRAMPVDTSAIQLFWSNINSNTAPADEWVLERADSTGAFIQLARLTGSTSTYLDARTEALQIGRVYQYRIRSFGKQAVADYSPVATASMRLVLSTEEEIAQLVRLYPNPAQDLVQLQISAPWQRETLTVTVYNDAGRTLLQTKGRPQNGLLSISVNSLATGLYTVRVQAKSGQAQRRLLISH
- a CDS encoding ABC transporter permease, translated to MNVPLFLARKVRNAPEGSFSATVTRVGIVSIALGLGILLVAFAVLFGFKSTIQQKIFLFGAHLQVTKFSNNVSYAESPLSLDTDLYRNRDKIPGVRHIQAIGIKAGILKTKDELSGVVLKGVGSDYDWTLLRESLVAGTVPTVGADTASTQILISQYMANQLQLKVGETVPLYFLSNPPRARKMTVTGIYETGLEEVDKTIALGDIRLIQKLNRWSADSVGSYEIFIDDFSQLAAMRRSLFERLDSNMRLTTVTDQYRPLFDWMILLDRNMEILLGLITFVASFNMVSVLLVLMMERTPMIGLLKALGGTNQLIRRMFVFVGLNMVGWGLLIGDVVGLGLCFIQDRFKLIPLDPKNYFMNYVPIVWDWPTILILNGAAIVLIAMVLWLPTLIINRIQPVKALNFKK
- a CDS encoding outer membrane beta-barrel protein produces the protein MKRLVLIVLLFGTITSVVNAQTEQGRWQVGAQVGNFSYQSQNGTKNFSGSISPSAGYFVIDNLLVGTGVPLSYSAFRFPTAIAPFAKSISTGYGLSPFARYYVGKTQLKPYAELAYSYSRSINKQTQEDVTGQLSERTSLASSTNLTPTVGVAYFFTNNVALNAGLSYNIQASKTEACDVNNNLVSFTSNWKSLSLGIGLQIFFGE
- the guaA gene encoding glutamine-hydrolyzing GMP synthase; its protein translation is MATEQILILDFGSQYTQLIARRVRELNVYCEIHPYNHLPTISADVKGIILSGSPSSVRDADAPEVHLAEFRHKLPVLGVCYGAQLLAHTSGGEVKASAIREYGRAKLGTVNSESPLMKGIDQHSQVWMSHADTITSVPDNFEIIASTDTVRVAAFQVAGEQTYGIQFHPEVTHSLQGKALLQNFVVDICGCAQDWTAESFVETTVAQLKEKIGDDKVVLGLSGGVDSSVAAMLIHQAIGKNLYCIFVDNGVLRKDEFSGVLESYETLGLNVKGVDAKDQFYTALAGLTDPEAKRKAIGKTFIDVFDQEAHLVEDVSWLGQGTIYPDVIESVSVKGPSATIKSHHNVGGLPDFMKLKVVEPLNTLFKDEVRAVGRTMGLPEAILGRHPFPGPGLAIRILGDVTPEKVDILQQVDALFIDGLKREGLYDKVWQAGAMLLPVQSVGVMGDERTYERVVALRAVTSVDGMTADWAHLPYEFLADVSNEIINRVKGVNRVVYDISSKPPATIEWE
- a CDS encoding exo-beta-N-acetylmuramidase NamZ domain-containing protein; the protein is MTSLRKILFISLAFIFALSGAEPSRAQSGKAVQAPVEPGAWQTDLYLPALKGKRVGMIVNQTSTLGKRHLVDSLSSMGVSITTIFSPEHGFRGQASAGEKVASSRDPQTGISIVSLYGKNYKPTSAQLDSLDVLVFDIQDVGTRFYTYISTLHYVMEACAEVGKPLIVLDRPNPNGHYVDGPVLDPKFKSFVGMHPIPVVHGLTIGELARMINGENWLGGGKVTQLTVIPVRNYTHQTPYTLPIPPSPNLPNQQSILLYPSLCLFEGTVVSVGRGTDKQFQVIGSPNPKNGPYQFTPVDKAGAINPPQEGKLCYGLDLSGIDAYKLGFSLKYIIDFYQKAPDKNKYFLGTNFLDKLYGSDQLRLQLEAGVPESKIRQSWQPALTAYKTMRKKYLLYP
- a CDS encoding bile acid:sodium symporter family protein; the encoded protein is MAKTSLPALLARVGLDWFILALLAMIGLAKLWPEPGIQEGFFSLSTLATYGVSLIFFFYGLRLNFDQLRAGLLNHRLHLLIHLTTFVLFPAIVLGARSLFMTPDTELLWLGLFYVAALPSTVSSSVVMVSIAGGNIPAAIFNASISSLIGVFVTPLWMSVLLTGNDGQYDLAGVIVKLSIQVIVPVVLGLLLNRKLGWFAERHKTALRYFDQFTILLIVYTAFCESFTRNLFAGYSAADLLGLAAILLALFFLVMGLIMGLSRSLGFSREDRITALFCGSKKSLVQGSVMANVLFPSTVAGVALLPIMMYHALQLIIASIIAQAMARRQPKAPTIARA